TACCTCGCGAACCAGGCGTGGGCGGAGCGTCTGCCAAGCCTGAATCTCAGTCTTTTCTTCAGTGGCGGTGGCACTGCGCTGTCGGATATAGCCGAAAACTGGTTGGCCAACCTGACTGCCGCGGTTGACGGCGTCATCTTTGATGGCGGGGCACTCGCCGCTGATCAGCGCCAGCAGGAAGCCGTAGAGCAGGAGCGCTGGGTGGCGTACCGCAACACCGTTATGCAGGCGCTTTCTGAAGTGGAGCAGGCGCTGATCAATGAGCGCGCGATCCAGACGCGGATCGAACACCTGCAGGAAAGAACAGCCCTGGCGGATCAGATTACCCTACGTCAACGGCGTGCCTACACCCGTGGCGCGGTGGATTTTCTCAATGTGTTGTCCGCTACTGATAACCAACAATCTCTCAAGCGGCAGCTGCTGACTGCGCGTCGCGAATTACTGGAAAACCGGGTAACGCTGTATCGCGCTCTGTCCGGGGGCGTACCGGCGGATAATCTGCCGCATCCACCGGCGTTGCAGCTGGAAGTTTACCGGGTGGAGGAATCCTGATGTGGAAGAAAATCAACTGGAGCATTGCGCTGCCCATCGCCCTGATCGTGCTGGCGTTGTTTCTGTCCAGTTGGCTACTGCGTGAAAAGCCGACCATGAGCCGGGGCGAGCACCGCGCCCCGCCGGTGACGGTGGAGGTAGCGACGGCGGAATACGGTCGCTATCCGCTCACTGTCACAGCACTGGGCAGAGTCTCTGCGCGGGAAATGGTTGAGCTCGAACCCCAGGTAGAAGGGCGCGTGGAATGGCTGGATTACGATCTCGGTCCCGGCTCCACCCTGCGCGAAGGGGAAGAGCTCCTGCAGATCGAGCAGGAACCCTATCAACTGGCCCTGCAATCTGCCCGCAGTACGCTGGCAGAACGCCGTGCAGAGCTGCAACAGGAAGAGGGGCAGCGCCGCGTCGCGCAGGAGGAGTTCGCCTTGCTGGGCTCGGATCTGCCCGCCGCAGATAGCGCGCTGGTGTTGCGCGAGCCCCAGCTTGCCGCCGCGCGTGCGCGGGTGGATGCTGCAGAGGCCGACGTCAGCCTGGCCCGGCGGGATCTGCGCCTGACCCGCCTGAGCGCGCCGTTTAACGCCTTGCTGGTAAGCCGCTCGGTGGATATCGGTGATCGGGTGGGACCGGGAACAGTTCTGTATACCCTGGCCGGTGCCGATCGTTTTCAGATCGAGGTGGAAGTACCGCCAAGCCAGTTGCGCCAGCTGAATGCGCCGGGGGCCGAGGTACGCATTCACGGCAGTCAGTGGGCAGAAAACGAGTACCGTCAGGGGCAGTTTGTGCGCGTGATTCCGGTGCTGGAAGAGCAGGGCCGTCTGGCAACGGTGCTGGTGGAGTTGAAGGATCCATTGGGGATTGAGGACCCGGACCTGCCGCCGCTGTTACTGAACGATCTCGCGCGGGTAGAAATTACCGGGCGCGCGGACGGGCAACAGGTACGTATTCCCATCACCGCACTACACGATGGCGATGTTGTCTGGGTAGTGGAAAATGGAAAGGTGCGTATCCAGCCGGTAAAGATTGCGCATCTGACGGAGACA
The Microbulbifer celer DNA segment above includes these coding regions:
- a CDS encoding efflux RND transporter periplasmic adaptor subunit, which codes for MWKKINWSIALPIALIVLALFLSSWLLREKPTMSRGEHRAPPVTVEVATAEYGRYPLTVTALGRVSAREMVELEPQVEGRVEWLDYDLGPGSTLREGEELLQIEQEPYQLALQSARSTLAERRAELQQEEGQRRVAQEEFALLGSDLPAADSALVLREPQLAAARARVDAAEADVSLARRDLRLTRLSAPFNALLVSRSVDIGDRVGPGTVLYTLAGADRFQIEVEVPPSQLRQLNAPGAEVRIHGSQWAENEYRQGQFVRVIPVLEEQGRLATVLVELKDPLGIEDPDLPPLLLNDLARVEITGRADGQQVRIPITALHDGDVVWVVENGKVRIQPVKIAHLTETHVVLESGLQGGETLITTRLAAVSNGMPVRTVEEARAASGSHGDDRRNGESPGLPTDSGKPQADPDPGKAARPKVPPEESSNHGPADRLRQGGERG